A window of Chitinivibrio alkaliphilus ACht1 genomic DNA:
CGGAGGAAATAATGGGAGAACTCCTGGGGAAAATTGATGATAAAGCCCATGGATAACTTTTTTCTTGATCTTTCCCTGTTTTATATCAATATAGCAGGAGAAATTGCTCACAGATTAGATGCGATACCTTTAGTTATGCGGCTTTTTCCATTCTTTCTTCTTTTGGAAGTTCCATACCAACTACTGATTTCTGTGGGTATTATAAAATATTATTTTATTCACACCGCCGAAAAACATACACCGTCCTCACTGTATTCTCCGCGTATTTCTGTGATTCTCACCTGTTACTCCGAAGGGGAACGCGTGGGCAAGTCTATCCGCTCACTGATACATCAGGAATATTCAGGGGACATCGAAATACTTGCTGTGGTGGACGGATCAGAAAAAAATGCGAAAACCAGTGCAGCAGCGCACAGATATGCACGGGAAGCAGATACGATGCGGGGAAGAACCGTGCGGGTTATTGACAAAAAAGTACGCGGCGGAAGGGTTTCATCCCTCAATGCAGGAAGCCTCTATTCTACGGGTTCCATAATTATGAATCTCGACGGGGATACCTCCGTTGACAATGACATGGCACACAAAATAGTCCGTCATTTTCGAGACCCTCTGGTTCTGGCAGTTTCAGGGAATATTCGCGTGAGAAATATATCCTGCAATGTTGTAACACATTTGCAGGGCCTTGAATATTGTCTTGGTATCGGCGGCGGACGAACGGGACTGAGTGAAATCGGTATGATTAATAATATCAGCGGAGCCTTCGGAGCTTTTCGCAGAACCGTGGT
This region includes:
- a CDS encoding glycosyltransferase family 2 protein; translation: MIKPMDNFFLDLSLFYINIAGEIAHRLDAIPLVMRLFPFFLLLEVPYQLLISVGIIKYYFIHTAEKHTPSSLYSPRISVILTCYSEGERVGKSIRSLIHQEYSGDIEILAVVDGSEKNAKTSAAAHRYAREADTMRGRTVRVIDKKVRGGRVSSLNAGSLYSTGSIIMNLDGDTSVDNDMAHKIVRHFRDPLVLAVSGNIRVRNISCNVVTHLQGLEYCLGIGGGRTGLSEIGMINNISGAFGAFRRTVVEKIGGWDTGTAEDLDITIRLKEFMGRNPKLKIVFDPHATSHTDVPDRFRDLITQRFRWDGDLAFLYIKKYWRIFTPKIVGWKNFLQLTVYGLGIQIVLPFLLVLFHVWLMVNFPAGHVAGILSFTYLVYTLFTAIFYFQYLWMISREKKKDILLIPWIFVYPAYAFILRIMMTLFILKELLFEAHRYSSMAPQWVLEKGKF